From the genome of Ectobacillus sp. JY-23, one region includes:
- a CDS encoding potassium channel protein, with amino-acid sequence MDNNTSVLNIFRLSVLIRISTILISTIIGFGIIIHYIEPSVFPTFFDGIWWAIVTVFTVGYGDLVPKTLAGKTTAILLILIGTGFGSYYMISFATELVSRQYMKQKGQGVCGFQNHLILIGWNERTKLIVEQTKNPIVLVDETLSVLPKDYSHLFFIKGCPHHDETLMRAGISKATTIIVTADKEKKEKEADAQTILHVLTAKSLNAHLYCIAEILTTAQVENAKRAGADKVIEANKLISSTFMKKAHLIKENTLSPHLICILSSLPGQEGRTFGDLAITLLKDDKLLIGIQRNTEQLINPGFTFLLQEKDALITVKK; translated from the coding sequence TTGGATAACAATACATCCGTTTTAAATATCTTTCGCTTATCAGTACTTATTCGCATTTCAACTATATTGATTTCTACCATTATCGGATTTGGTATTATTATTCATTATATTGAACCCTCTGTTTTCCCCACTTTTTTTGATGGAATCTGGTGGGCAATTGTTACTGTATTTACAGTGGGCTACGGAGACCTTGTTCCTAAAACCTTAGCAGGAAAAACGACTGCAATTTTACTTATTTTGATTGGAACAGGATTTGGATCATACTATATGATTTCATTTGCTACAGAACTAGTTAGTCGACAATATATGAAACAGAAAGGACAAGGTGTTTGTGGGTTTCAAAATCACCTTATCCTCATTGGCTGGAATGAACGTACAAAACTCATTGTGGAACAAACAAAGAATCCGATTGTATTAGTTGATGAAACATTGTCTGTGTTGCCCAAAGATTATTCGCACCTCTTTTTTATCAAGGGCTGCCCTCACCACGATGAAACCTTGATGCGTGCAGGCATTTCTAAAGCAACAACTATTATTGTAACAGCTGACAAGGAAAAAAAAGAAAAAGAGGCAGATGCACAAACTATCTTACATGTACTAACAGCAAAAAGTTTAAACGCTCATTTATACTGCATCGCAGAAATTTTGACGACCGCACAAGTAGAGAATGCAAAACGCGCAGGCGCTGATAAAGTTATTGAGGCAAATAAGCTCATTAGCAGTACTTTCATGAAAAAAGCCCATTTAATTAAAGAAAACACCCTATCACCCCATTTGATTTGCATTCTTTCTTCACTTCCAGGTCAAGAAGGGCGTACCTTTGGGGATTTGGCCATTACTCTGCTGAAAGATGACAAACTTCTAATTGGAATTCAGCGTAATACCGAACAACTCATTAACCCAGGATTCACTTTTTTGCTACAAGAAAAAGATGCACTCATTACCGTTAAGAAGTAA
- a CDS encoding L-lactate dehydrogenase: MRENINRVVLIGTGAVGCSYAYAMLNQGIAEELVLVDVNEAKAEGEAMDLKHGIPFAPSPTKIWDGSYADCKDADLVVITAGLPQKPGETRLDLVEKNTKIFKQIVRGVMDSGFDGIFLVATNPVDILTYVTWKESGLPKERVIGSGTTLDTARFRYMLSEYFEVDARNVHAYIIGEHGDTELPVWSHASIGVRKLEKFLEDPDYRQDELDDIFVNVRDAAYHIINRKGSTYYGIGMSLARVTKAILNNENCILTVSAYLEGEYGQQNVYIGVPAIINRSGIREIMELELNEEEQGKFEHSVKVLKETMAPVL, translated from the coding sequence ATGAGAGAAAACATTAATCGTGTAGTGTTAATTGGTACAGGAGCAGTAGGCTGCAGCTATGCGTATGCGATGTTAAACCAAGGCATTGCCGAAGAATTGGTGTTAGTGGATGTCAACGAAGCAAAAGCTGAAGGGGAAGCGATGGACTTAAAGCACGGTATTCCATTCGCCCCGTCTCCAACAAAAATTTGGGACGGTAGCTATGCAGATTGTAAAGACGCAGACCTTGTCGTTATTACCGCAGGTCTTCCACAAAAACCAGGTGAAACTCGATTAGATCTCGTTGAAAAAAACACAAAAATCTTTAAGCAAATTGTACGCGGCGTCATGGACAGCGGCTTTGACGGCATCTTTTTAGTCGCGACAAACCCTGTTGACATTTTAACATACGTAACCTGGAAGGAATCTGGTCTGCCGAAAGAGCGTGTTATCGGTTCTGGTACAACTTTAGATACAGCGCGCTTCCGCTATATGCTGAGTGAATACTTTGAGGTAGACGCTCGAAACGTGCATGCCTATATTATCGGTGAACATGGCGATACAGAGCTACCGGTATGGAGCCATGCTTCCATTGGTGTACGTAAATTAGAAAAGTTTTTAGAAGACCCAGACTACAGACAGGACGAATTGGATGATATTTTCGTAAATGTGCGCGATGCAGCGTATCATATTATTAATCGTAAAGGCTCCACATACTATGGGATTGGGATGTCTCTCGCTCGCGTAACAAAAGCAATTTTAAATAATGAAAACTGTATTTTGACAGTGTCTGCGTATCTTGAAGGAGAATACGGTCAGCAAAATGTATATATCGGTGTTCCGGCCATCATTAATCGAAGTGGTATTCGAGAGATTATGGAGCTGGAGTTGAATGAGGAAGAACAAGGAAAATTTGAGCATTCTGTGAAGGTATTGAAGGAAACGATGGCACCGGTGTTGTAG
- a CDS encoding MgtC/SapB family protein, with product MDYHDALIKLGLSALLGFIIGLERELRQKPLGLKTCLVISIISCLLTIVSIQASYTLPAPDHIRTDPLRLAAQIVSGIGFLGGGVILRRGNDSVAGLTTAAMIWGAAGIGITVGAGFYVEAFTGMVFLILSVEIIPLVMKAIGPKQLRQRELGLKLVIDNIENIPKVMEQIESMEIKVKNMKLKTLHNGAHFLQAKLSVHQNVRTADIYFSVQSIVNVTEAEVESV from the coding sequence GTGGATTATCACGATGCACTTATCAAACTTGGACTATCTGCTTTATTGGGATTCATTATTGGTCTGGAACGGGAATTACGACAAAAACCTTTAGGATTAAAAACCTGCTTAGTCATCTCTATTATTAGTTGCTTGTTAACCATTGTGTCTATTCAAGCATCCTATACCTTACCAGCTCCCGATCATATTCGTACAGACCCACTTAGACTTGCAGCGCAAATTGTATCTGGTATTGGATTTTTAGGCGGCGGCGTCATCTTACGCCGCGGCAATGATAGCGTAGCTGGCTTAACCACTGCCGCTATGATTTGGGGCGCTGCCGGTATCGGCATTACAGTAGGAGCTGGCTTTTACGTAGAAGCCTTCACAGGTATGGTTTTTCTTATACTCAGCGTAGAAATTATCCCGCTAGTGATGAAAGCAATTGGTCCTAAACAACTGCGACAAAGAGAGTTAGGATTAAAACTTGTTATTGATAATATTGAAAATATCCCAAAGGTCATGGAACAAATCGAAAGTATGGAAATAAAAGTGAAGAATATGAAACTCAAAACCTTACACAACGGGGCGCACTTTTTACAAGCTAAACTGTCTGTTCATCAAAATGTACGAACTGCCGATATTTACTTTTCTGTTCAATCTATCGTCAATGTAACAGAAGCAGAGGTCGAAAGCGTATAA
- a CDS encoding glucose-1-phosphate adenylyltransferase, which translates to MLLAGGKGSRLSALTQNLAKPAVSFGGKYRIIDFTLSNCTNSGIETVGVLTQYQPLFLHSYIGIGSAWDLDRNNGGITVLPPYAESSGVKWYKGTASAIYQNLNYLKQYEPEYVLILSGDHIYKMDYSKMLDYHVEKDADVSISVIEVPWDEASRFGIMNTNEDMDIVEFEEKPQFPKSNLASMGIYIFKWSVLKEFLEMDARNPESSNDFGKDVIPLLLEENKKVVAYPFAGYWKDVGTVKSLWEANMDLLDEESTLNLYDRDWRIYSVNPNHPPQYIAPTANVEESLLNEGCVVEGEVKHSVLFQGVTVGENSRIIDSVIMPGASIGKYVTIERAIVAPGMVIEDGSVIKPLKNMEDVVLVADNQ; encoded by the coding sequence ATGTTGTTAGCAGGGGGAAAAGGTAGTCGTTTAAGTGCCCTTACCCAAAATTTAGCAAAGCCCGCTGTTTCCTTTGGCGGTAAATATCGCATCATCGACTTCACATTAAGCAATTGCACCAACTCCGGCATCGAAACAGTTGGTGTGCTTACGCAGTATCAGCCTCTTTTCCTGCATTCTTATATTGGTATCGGCAGCGCTTGGGATCTTGACCGCAACAACGGCGGCATAACCGTGCTCCCTCCATACGCAGAATCCTCCGGCGTAAAGTGGTATAAGGGTACAGCAAGCGCGATTTATCAAAATCTAAATTACTTAAAGCAATATGAACCGGAATATGTTCTGATTTTGTCCGGCGACCATATTTATAAAATGGATTACTCTAAAATGCTCGACTATCATGTGGAAAAGGATGCGGATGTGTCCATCTCTGTTATTGAAGTGCCTTGGGATGAGGCAAGCCGCTTCGGTATCATGAACACGAATGAAGACATGGATATTGTGGAGTTTGAAGAAAAGCCGCAGTTTCCAAAAAGCAATCTTGCTTCCATGGGAATTTATATCTTTAAGTGGAGCGTTCTGAAGGAATTTTTGGAAATGGATGCGAGAAATCCGGAATCCAGCAATGACTTTGGTAAAGATGTCATCCCATTGCTTCTTGAGGAGAACAAAAAGGTTGTGGCGTATCCATTTGCTGGCTACTGGAAGGATGTAGGTACAGTGAAGAGTCTGTGGGAAGCAAATATGGATTTATTAGACGAGGAGTCTACATTAAATCTGTATGACCGCGACTGGCGCATCTACTCTGTAAACCCAAATCATCCGCCGCAATATATTGCACCGACCGCAAATGTAGAGGAGTCTCTGTTAAATGAAGGCTGTGTGGTAGAAGGAGAAGTGAAGCATTCGGTACTATTCCAAGGTGTAACAGTTGGAGAAAACAGCCGGATTATAGATTCCGTTATTATGCCGGGTGCGAGCATTGGTAAGTATGTAACAATTGAACGTGCAATTGTGGCACCGGGTATGGTCATTGAAGATGGCAGTGTAATTAAACCGCTTAAAAATATGGAAGATGTTGTATTAGTAGCTGACAATCAATAA
- a CDS encoding glucose-6-phosphate isomerase has protein sequence MTHIQFDYSKALGFISEHELTYLRDAVKVSHHAIHEKTGAGNDFLGWVDLPTAYDREEFVRIQKSAAKIQRDSDILLVVGIGGSYLGARAAIEMLNHSFYNMLAKEDRKAPQIIFVGQNISSTYMRDLMDVLEGKDFSINVISKSGTTTEPAIAFRIFRKMLEEKYGKEEAKHRIYATTDRARGALKTLADEEGYETFVIPDDVGGRFSVLTAVGLLPIAASGLNIEEMMNGAAQASEDFSASELEDNAAYQYAAVRNALYNKGKTIEMLINYEPALQYFAEWWKQLFGESEGKDQKGIYPSSANFSTDLHSLGQYVQEGRRDLFETVINVEAPRHALELQEEQSDLDGLNYLAGQTVDFVNKKAFEGTLLAHTDGGVPNLIVTVPRLDEYTFGYLVYFFEKACAMSGYLLGVNPFDQPGVEAYKKNMFALLGKPGFEELKAELESRLK, from the coding sequence ATGACGCATATTCAATTTGATTACTCAAAAGCGTTGGGATTTATCAGCGAGCATGAGCTTACATACTTACGTGATGCAGTAAAAGTATCACATCACGCAATTCATGAAAAAACAGGGGCAGGTAATGATTTCTTAGGCTGGGTAGATCTACCGACAGCTTATGATCGTGAAGAATTTGTACGCATTCAAAAAAGTGCAGCAAAAATTCAAAGAGATTCCGATATTTTATTGGTAGTCGGCATCGGTGGTTCTTACTTAGGGGCACGCGCGGCAATTGAAATGCTAAACCATTCATTCTACAACATGTTGGCAAAAGAGGATCGTAAAGCACCGCAAATCATCTTTGTTGGTCAAAATATCAGCTCTACTTACATGAGAGATTTAATGGATGTGCTAGAAGGGAAGGATTTTTCCATTAATGTAATCTCTAAATCCGGTACAACAACAGAGCCTGCAATTGCATTCCGTATTTTCCGCAAAATGCTGGAAGAGAAATATGGTAAAGAAGAAGCGAAACACCGTATTTATGCAACGACAGATCGCGCGCGCGGTGCGTTAAAAACATTGGCAGATGAAGAAGGCTACGAAACATTCGTCATTCCGGATGATGTGGGTGGACGTTTCTCTGTATTAACAGCGGTAGGCTTATTACCGATTGCGGCAAGCGGCTTGAACATTGAAGAAATGATGAACGGTGCAGCACAAGCGAGCGAAGACTTCAGTGCATCTGAACTAGAAGACAATGCAGCATATCAATATGCAGCAGTTCGTAATGCTCTTTACAATAAAGGAAAAACAATTGAAATGCTAATCAACTACGAGCCAGCATTGCAATATTTTGCTGAATGGTGGAAGCAATTGTTTGGCGAGAGTGAAGGAAAAGACCAAAAAGGAATTTATCCTTCTTCTGCAAACTTCTCTACAGACTTGCACTCTTTAGGACAATACGTACAAGAAGGACGCCGTGATCTATTTGAAACAGTAATTAACGTAGAAGCACCTCGTCATGCATTAGAATTGCAGGAAGAGCAATCCGATTTGGATGGATTAAACTACTTGGCAGGTCAAACTGTTGACTTTGTGAACAAAAAAGCATTTGAAGGTACCTTGCTAGCGCATACAGACGGCGGCGTACCAAACTTAATCGTGACAGTACCGCGTCTCGATGAGTATACGTTCGGCTATCTTGTATACTTCTTTGAAAAAGCTTGCGCAATGAGCGGCTACCTCCTTGGTGTAAATCCGTTTGATCAGCCGGGTGTAGAAGCATACAAAAAGAATATGTTCGCATTATTAGGGAAGCCAGGCTTTGAGGAATTAAAAGCAGAATTGGAATCTCGCCTAAAATAA
- the glgB gene encoding 1,4-alpha-glucan branching enzyme codes for MIVTHPTEYDLHLFHEGSLYASEETFGAHVTQENGIAGTRFTVWAPHAISVSVVGDFNDWRGGEYAMEKLNNEGVWSLFIPAVGHMTLYKYAIETSRGDVILKADPYARYAEVRPQTASIVYQSAPYAWNDQKWIRSKKRKSIYEEPVTIYELHFGSWKKKEDGSFYTYREMADELIPYVLSHQFTHIEIMPLIEHPYDRSWGYQGTGYYAPTSRYGKPEDLMYFIDQCHQNGLGVLLDWVPGHYCKDAHGLYMFDGEPTFEYADEQVRENAIWGTANFDLGKPEVQSFLISNALYWMKTYHIDGFRVDAVANMLYWNKEGQHEKNEHAVSFLQKLNTAVFAADPHVLMMAEDSTDWPLVTAPVHEGGLGFNYKWNMGWMNDMLTYMECEPEYRKHIHDKVTFSLLYAYSENFILPLSHDEVVHGKKSLLNKMPGDYWRKFAQLRLLYGYFIGHPGKKLLFMGGEFGQFDEWKDLEDLDWMLQEFESHRLMQVYFKDLMSIYKRSKALWELDHDMEGFSWIDADNREQSIFSFIRKGKKEEDMLVIVCNFTEHVYHDYKVGVPPHANYNEILNSDSVEYGGSGQVNKKLKAVLRPYHNQEAYVEMTIPPFGVSILRPVKTRKGNKSNGTKKEVRSNVVSRGKR; via the coding sequence ATGATTGTGACACATCCGACAGAGTATGATTTACATTTGTTTCATGAGGGAAGTTTGTATGCGTCTGAGGAAACGTTTGGCGCACATGTGACGCAAGAGAATGGCATAGCGGGAACACGTTTTACCGTGTGGGCGCCGCATGCGATTTCTGTTTCAGTCGTTGGTGATTTCAATGATTGGAGGGGCGGTGAGTATGCGATGGAGAAGCTAAATAACGAGGGTGTATGGTCGTTGTTTATTCCTGCCGTTGGACATATGACATTGTACAAATATGCGATTGAGACAAGTCGAGGCGATGTAATTTTGAAGGCAGACCCATACGCACGCTATGCGGAGGTTCGGCCCCAAACTGCTTCTATTGTCTATCAAAGTGCACCTTATGCTTGGAATGATCAAAAATGGATCCGCAGCAAGAAAAGAAAGTCCATCTACGAGGAACCTGTAACTATATATGAGCTTCACTTTGGTTCTTGGAAAAAGAAAGAGGACGGCTCGTTCTATACGTACCGGGAAATGGCGGATGAATTAATTCCGTATGTGCTGAGTCATCAATTTACTCACATTGAGATTATGCCGTTAATCGAGCATCCGTACGATCGTTCTTGGGGCTATCAGGGCACCGGCTATTATGCTCCGACAAGCCGCTATGGTAAGCCTGAAGATCTTATGTATTTTATCGACCAATGTCATCAAAATGGTCTTGGTGTCCTGCTTGATTGGGTGCCAGGTCATTACTGCAAGGATGCGCACGGTCTCTATATGTTCGATGGCGAGCCAACGTTTGAATATGCAGATGAACAAGTTAGGGAAAATGCAATATGGGGGACGGCCAACTTTGATTTAGGCAAGCCCGAGGTACAGAGCTTCCTCATTTCCAATGCGCTGTATTGGATGAAGACGTATCACATTGATGGATTCCGTGTGGATGCGGTTGCCAATATGCTGTACTGGAACAAAGAGGGGCAGCATGAGAAAAATGAACATGCGGTTTCATTTTTACAGAAGCTAAATACAGCAGTATTCGCAGCAGATCCACATGTCTTGATGATGGCAGAGGACTCCACGGATTGGCCGCTTGTGACAGCGCCTGTTCATGAGGGAGGACTTGGATTTAATTATAAATGGAATATGGGCTGGATGAACGATATGTTAACATACATGGAATGTGAGCCGGAGTATCGAAAGCACATTCATGATAAGGTAACGTTTTCGTTGTTGTATGCCTACTCGGAAAACTTCATTTTGCCTTTATCGCATGATGAAGTGGTACATGGTAAGAAATCGTTGCTGAATAAGATGCCAGGCGATTATTGGCGCAAGTTTGCGCAGCTACGCCTATTATATGGTTATTTTATCGGGCATCCTGGCAAGAAGCTACTGTTTATGGGCGGTGAGTTTGGCCAGTTTGATGAATGGAAGGATCTTGAGGACTTAGATTGGATGCTGCAGGAGTTTGAGTCACATCGACTTATGCAGGTATACTTTAAGGATTTAATGAGTATTTATAAACGTTCTAAGGCGCTTTGGGAGCTTGATCATGATATGGAGGGCTTCTCATGGATTGATGCGGACAACCGGGAGCAAAGTATCTTCTCGTTCATTCGCAAAGGAAAAAAGGAAGAAGATATGCTTGTGATTGTCTGTAACTTTACGGAGCATGTATACCACGACTATAAAGTCGGAGTGCCGCCGCACGCAAATTATAATGAAATCTTAAATAGTGACAGCGTGGAGTACGGAGGTTCCGGTCAAGTTAATAAAAAGTTAAAAGCTGTATTACGTCCTTATCACAATCAAGAAGCCTATGTCGAGATGACGATTCCGCCGTTTGGGGTGTCCATTTTACGACCGGTGAAAACAAGAAAGGGGAACAAAAGCAATGGTACAAAAAAAGAAGTGCGTAGCAATGTTGTTAGCAGGGGGAAAAGGTAG
- a CDS encoding YugN-like family protein: MIALESKLEGQTYQLYKLEQILKPLGYDIGGNWDYETGSFDYKIDDKEGYQFLRLPFEAVSGQLDAKGTMVRIGTPYLLSHVYQENLDDNVNTFTAGFTSLDQFSEPKDPDGKVDEKYVDVGKALLRELEDALITS, from the coding sequence ATGATTGCGTTAGAATCAAAACTTGAGGGACAAACCTATCAATTGTATAAGCTAGAGCAAATTTTAAAGCCGCTCGGATATGATATCGGCGGAAATTGGGACTATGAAACAGGCTCGTTTGATTACAAGATAGATGACAAAGAGGGGTATCAATTTTTACGTTTACCTTTCGAAGCAGTAAGCGGACAATTGGATGCAAAAGGAACGATGGTGCGCATTGGTACACCATATCTACTTTCTCATGTGTACCAAGAAAACCTGGATGACAATGTAAACACGTTTACAGCAGGTTTTACATCACTCGATCAGTTTTCTGAGCCGAAGGACCCAGATGGAAAAGTGGACGAAAAGTATGTTGATGTCGGTAAAGCCCTGCTTCGTGAATTAGAAGATGCACTCATTACTTCTTAA
- the yugI gene encoding S1 domain-containing post-transcriptional regulator GSP13 translates to MPRKYECGEIVTGTVTGIQAYGAFVSLDDTTQGLIHISEITNGYVKDVGDFLKVGDVIEVRVLSTDYANGKISLSLKAAHEEQPMRRQTTMKVPKPASDGFNTLRKKLNEWIEQSQRQNATK, encoded by the coding sequence ATGCCACGAAAATATGAGTGTGGAGAAATTGTGACAGGAACGGTGACCGGTATTCAAGCATACGGTGCATTTGTTTCCTTAGATGATACGACACAAGGATTAATTCACATATCGGAAATTACGAACGGATATGTGAAAGATGTAGGCGATTTTTTAAAAGTGGGCGATGTTATTGAAGTTCGCGTTCTGTCAACAGATTATGCAAACGGTAAGATTAGTTTGTCTTTAAAAGCTGCACATGAAGAGCAACCGATGCGAAGGCAAACAACAATGAAGGTGCCAAAACCAGCTTCAGATGGATTTAACACACTGCGAAAGAAATTAAACGAATGGATTGAGCAGTCGCAGCGACAAAACGCGACGAAATAA
- a CDS encoding DUF378 domain-containing protein, producing the protein MSTLQRIALVLTVIGALNWGLIGFFQFDLVAAIFGGQDAALARIVYGLVGLAGLINLGLLFKPSEELGTHPEARHVR; encoded by the coding sequence ATGAGTACTTTGCAGCGAATTGCTTTAGTATTAACAGTAATCGGGGCATTGAATTGGGGACTTATTGGTTTTTTCCAATTTGACTTAGTAGCGGCAATCTTTGGCGGACAAGATGCAGCGTTAGCTCGCATCGTATACGGTCTTGTCGGATTAGCCGGATTAATAAATTTAGGACTTCTGTTTAAGCCTTCGGAAGAATTGGGTACACATCCGGAAGCACGACACGTCCGTTAA
- a CDS encoding sugar phosphate nucleotidyltransferase, whose protein sequence is MKESMLGIINATKEFSSLKELTNHRCLAALPFGGRYRLIDFMLSNMVNSGINSVAIFTGHENRSLMDHLGSGKQWDLHRKRDGLFVFTPNAQGEGDDFGSFHHFAKNIDYFLRSKQKYVVITMSHIVASIQFEPILNRHLEVGADITEVRHAGRSLQTYILAKDLLLSLFEQYKDKGYYSIIDVVKDNYQSLHIHTYEHTGYVAMINSTESYYKHSLDILKPEVWKQLFSANEPFYTKVKDEPPTRYVKGAKVSHSVVANGSIIEGEVDNSIIFRSVKVGKGAVIRNSIIMQKTQIGENCIIDGVILDKDVKIEAGTVLTANDSPYVVEKGTVQGALMNS, encoded by the coding sequence ATGAAAGAATCAATGTTGGGCATTATTAATGCAACGAAGGAATTTTCTTCTTTAAAAGAATTAACAAATCATCGCTGTTTGGCGGCTCTTCCGTTCGGCGGAAGATATCGCCTCATTGATTTTATGCTGTCTAACATGGTCAATTCTGGCATCAATAGTGTTGCGATTTTCACTGGTCATGAAAATAGATCGTTAATGGACCATTTAGGTTCCGGTAAGCAGTGGGATCTGCATCGTAAGCGCGACGGGTTATTCGTGTTTACCCCGAATGCACAAGGTGAAGGCGATGACTTTGGGTCGTTTCACCACTTTGCGAAAAACATTGATTATTTCTTGCGCAGCAAGCAAAAGTACGTGGTAATCACAATGTCGCATATTGTGGCGTCCATTCAATTCGAGCCAATATTGAACCGCCATTTAGAAGTTGGCGCGGACATTACAGAAGTTCGTCATGCGGGGCGTTCCTTGCAGACGTACATTCTAGCAAAGGACTTATTGCTTTCTTTATTTGAACAATACAAAGACAAAGGCTACTACAGCATTATTGATGTCGTAAAGGATAACTATCAATCTCTTCACATTCATACGTATGAGCATACGGGCTATGTGGCAATGATTAATTCTACAGAGAGTTATTATAAACATAGTTTAGATATTTTAAAGCCTGAGGTGTGGAAGCAGCTGTTTAGTGCAAATGAGCCATTTTACACAAAGGTTAAGGATGAACCGCCGACGCGTTATGTGAAAGGTGCAAAGGTGAGCCATTCGGTTGTCGCCAACGGCAGCATCATTGAAGGAGAAGTAGATAACAGCATTATCTTTCGCTCTGTAAAGGTAGGAAAAGGCGCGGTCATTCGCAACAGCATCATTATGCAGAAAACGCAGATTGGCGAAAACTGCATCATTGATGGTGTGATTCTCGATAAGGATGTAAAAATTGAAGCTGGCACAGTGCTGACAGCGAATGATTCACCTTATGTGGTGGAAAAAGGTACGGTACAAGGAGCGTTGATGAATTCGTGA
- a CDS encoding iron-containing alcohol dehydrogenase, whose product MQNFAFYNPTKLIFGKGQLEKLKTEVPKYGKNVLLVYGGGSIKRNGLYEEVMNVLQEIGITVTELSGVEPNPRITTVRKGVELCKEKGINFILAVGGGSVIDCVKAIAAGAKYEGDAWDLVTKKAFATEALPFGTVLTLAATGSEMNAGSVITNWETNEKYGWGSPVTFPTFSILDPTYTFTVPRNQTIYGIVDIMSHVIEQYFHQDTNTPLQDRYCESLLQTVMEAAPKLLDNLESYEHRATILYAGTMALNGTLSMGVRGDWATHNIEHAVSAVYDIPHGGGLAILFPHWMEHVMDENIARFKQFAERVFHIDSAGKDDREVALAGIQALRAFWTSIGAPARLSDYDIDDSQLELMAEKTVVYGPFGNFKKLTKEDVLAIYRAAL is encoded by the coding sequence ATGCAAAACTTTGCGTTTTATAACCCAACCAAATTGATATTTGGGAAAGGACAATTAGAGAAATTAAAAACAGAGGTACCAAAGTACGGCAAAAACGTATTACTCGTTTATGGCGGGGGTAGTATTAAACGCAACGGTCTATATGAAGAAGTCATGAATGTACTGCAAGAGATAGGGATAACAGTAACAGAATTAAGCGGTGTTGAGCCGAACCCGCGTATTACGACGGTTCGAAAAGGTGTAGAGCTTTGTAAAGAAAAGGGTATTAACTTTATCTTGGCTGTTGGCGGCGGCAGTGTAATTGACTGCGTAAAAGCCATTGCAGCCGGCGCGAAATACGAGGGTGATGCATGGGATTTGGTAACGAAAAAGGCATTCGCGACAGAAGCACTTCCGTTTGGTACGGTATTAACGTTGGCTGCAACAGGTTCCGAGATGAACGCAGGTTCTGTTATTACGAATTGGGAAACCAATGAGAAATATGGCTGGGGCAGTCCTGTTACTTTCCCGACATTTTCAATATTAGATCCAACGTACACGTTTACAGTGCCGCGCAATCAAACTATTTATGGCATTGTAGATATCATGTCTCATGTCATTGAACAATATTTCCACCAAGATACAAACACACCTCTTCAGGATCGTTACTGCGAATCGTTGCTGCAAACTGTAATGGAAGCAGCACCGAAGCTGTTAGATAACCTGGAGAGCTACGAGCATCGCGCAACAATTTTATATGCAGGTACAATGGCATTAAACGGCACTTTATCCATGGGTGTGCGCGGTGACTGGGCTACGCACAATATTGAGCATGCAGTGTCTGCTGTGTATGACATTCCGCACGGCGGCGGTCTGGCCATTTTATTTCCGCACTGGATGGAGCATGTGATGGACGAAAATATCGCACGTTTTAAACAGTTTGCTGAGCGTGTATTCCACATTGATAGCGCAGGTAAGGATGACCGTGAAGTGGCGCTTGCAGGTATTCAGGCACTACGCGCGTTCTGGACTTCCATTGGTGCGCCGGCACGCCTTAGCGATTATGACATAGATGATTCACAATTGGAGTTAATGGCGGAGAAAACGGTTGTATACGGTCCGTTTGGAAACTTTAAAAAGCTGACAAAAGAAGATGTACTGGCGATTTACCGAGCTGCTCTTTAA